ATGATTTCCAAAAAGCCGGCGATGAGACCAAGAACCAAGGCATATTTTACCCCCAAAATAGATAAGCCTATAAAAACAGCCAGACCGATAATAAGACAGAGAATAAGTTGTCCTTTAAGCCAGGCAGACATTTTTCCCTTCATGCGGCTGGCAACCTGAAAAAGATAAGGCTGATAGTGAGAAGGAATTAGTGAGCGCGCCAGACTTTTTAATTCTTTTTCTTCCACAACCATGTAAAAGGTTAGAACCAAAACTAGGAAAAAGGAAACAACGCCGCCAAAAATTCCACCTAAACCGGTGAAAATTCCCTGAGTGAAGTTTGTTTCAATTGCTTTGAAACTATTTTGAAGGGTAGAAAGATCGTATTTAGCCAAAAGATCTTGGGCACCTAAAGATTTAAGGCGTTCCCAATAACTCGGGAGGTTGTCAGTGAGCTGTCGGAATTGAGTAGTGAGCGGCGGAATAATCAAAACGATAATGAGTCCAATGAGCGAAAGTAAAATTATATAAACTAAAAGAACTGCCAGCGTCCTCGGGATTTTTCTTTTTTCAAAGCGATCGGCTAGAGGATCAATTAAAACTGACAGGATTATCGCTATAATAATTAGCACCAGTACGTCCCACATTAAATAAGCGAAATATAAAATGAGTAAGGTTAAAAT
The sequence above is drawn from the Patescibacteria group bacterium genome and encodes:
- a CDS encoding AI-2E family transporter; this translates as MSDPKSVTFNVSTLTIVKIILTLLILYFAYLMWDVLVLIIIAIILSVLIDPLADRFEKRKIPRTLAVLLVYIILLSLIGLIIVLIIPPLTTQFRQLTDNLPSYWERLKSLGAQDLLAKYDLSTLQNSFKAIETNFTQGIFTGLGGIFGGVVSFFLVLVLTFYMVVEEKELKSLARSLIPSHYQPYLFQVASRMKGKMSAWLKGQLILCLIIGLAVFIGLSILGVKYALVLGLIAGFLEIIPYVGPWVAAAFAIFIALGQSPMLALFVLLLFVLVQWSENNLLAPKIMQKAVGLNPIISILAVITGAKLAGFLGVLFAIPIASALSILLQDFFNKDEEKTNA